The genomic window TGGACGCCCCAAAGCAGTTGCGCCGCGTGAAGGAGGGCGCGGTGGAATGCGGGCCGGTCCCATCCGGCCACGGGTGGCTGAATGGAGCCCTGAATCAGGAGCCCGGAACGGGACCGGCGCTGGGCGGCGCCGGCAATTTTGCGCCCGTGCCAGAGCAGATCGTGGCGTTCGTACCCTTCAAAACAGCAACCGGGCTGCGCTCGTTTTGCCTCGGGCGCCAGGTCGGTGGCCACGCCCACATCGCGAAAGGCCGTCTGGAGCCAGGTGTGGAGCCGCAGGTAACTGTCCTCGGCACGCAGCCGGTACCAGGGATGAACGGTCGGGATGGCCAGGGCGTAGGTCCAGTCGGCCACGTGCGGGACGAGCCCGCCCCCGGTGGGTCTTCGCAGCAACGGGCGGAGCGGGGTGGCGGCCGCAACCGCCTCATAATGCTGAAAGTAACCAAACGATGCCGCGGGTTGGGTCCAGGCGTACAAACGGAGGACGGGTCGACCGACACGGCTGACGAAGGACAGCAGGGCCTCGTCCCATGCCATATTGTGCGGCGGTGGGCACGGCCCGGCGTCCCACACCCACCAATGCGGGTCCGGGGTTGTCGCAGGCGGGTGGTGGCCCTGGCAGATGGGCACTGCAGTGCTCGCAGGCCCGGGTTCGGAGGGCGGGGTCGAGCGGTCGGGATGGTTTGGAGTGGGCTGGCCGTTCATGGGGATTGGGTACGGGCCTGCGGGTTCAGTCGACCGTGGCATTGCCAGCTGAAGGGCAGAGCTCCCGCAGTTCACAATGCTCGCAATCCGGCTTTCGGGCCGTGCAGCGGCGGCGTCCGTGCCAGATCAGCCAGTGACTGAACTGGGTCCAGAGCTCGCGGGGGACAAGTTGCATCAGTTCCTGCTCGATCTTTTCCGGGTTTTTCTGCCGGGTCAGACCCAGGCGGCGGGCGACCCTGCGCACATGGGTGTCCACCACGATTCCCTCGTTCAGGCCGAAGGCATTGCCCAGGACGACATTGGCGGTCTTGCGTCCGACGCCCTCCAGGGCGGTCAGTTCTTCCATGGTGCGGGGGACCTGGCCGCCGTGGCGTTCGACAAGGGCCCGGCAGCAGGCCTGGATGTTGCGGGCCTTGTTTTTGTAGAAGCCGGTGGTGCGGATGGCCTGTTCGAGTTCGGACAACGGCGCCCGGGCGTAGTCCGCGGCGGAACGGTACTTTTGGAAAAGGGTGCGCGTGACCTGGTTGACCCGCTTGTCGGTACATTGGGCCGACAGGATGGTGGCGATGAGGAGCTCGAGCGGGTTGGAATACTCGAGCTCGCAGTGCGCGTCGGGATAGGTGCGGCGCAGGGCCGCCAGGATCTCCTTCACGCGCGGAGCCTGCGCGCGGGTGCTTTGCCGTGCCATGGTGGTGCCAATCTGACCAGGCCCACCCCGGGACGGCAAGCGGGCAAATGGCGCGCACGAGTGCCGGGCCGACCCCGCGGAGGTCACGGTTTTTCAATCGGCACGCCGACCAGGTTGCCGTACTCGGTCCAGCTGCCGTCGTAATTCCGCACGTCCGGCAGACCCAGCAGGTATTTCAAAACGAACCAGGTATGGCTGGAACGTTCCCCGATGCGGCAGTAGGCAATGGTGGGCTTGTTCGGATCGATGCCCTTTTCGCCGATATAAAGCGCGCGCAGTTCCTCCGGGGATTTGAAGGTGCCGTCCGGGTTGACGGCCTGGCTCCAGGGAATGTTTTTCGCGCCGGGGATGTGCCCGCCGCGCTGGGCGGTCTCGGTCATGCCCGGGGGCGCGATCACCTTCCCGGTGAACTCGTCCGGACTGCGCACATCCACGAGGTTGTATTTGCCCGTCTGCGACGCTTCGAAGACCTGGGGCAGCAGCGCCCGCAGTTCGGTGTGCACACTTCGGACCTTGTAATCACTGGGGGTGACAACCGGCTTTTCCGTGGTGAGGGGCTTGTCGGGTTCATTGAGCCATTTGACCCGGCCGCCGTTCATCAGCCGGACATCCTCGTGCCCGTAGATCTTGAAAAGCCAGAAACCGTACGCGGCGAACCAATTGTTGTGATCGCCGTAGAGGATGACCGTGTCCTCGTTGCGGATGCCCGATTGCCGCATGAGCTGTTCGAAGGCTTCGGCGCTGATGATGTCCCGGCGAACGGGATCCTGCAGTTGCGTCTGCCAGTTGAAACCCACGGCGCCGGGGATGTGCCCGGCTTCGTAGGCCTGGGTGTCCACGTCAACCTCGACGATCCGAATGCCGGGTTGACCGAGGTGTTCCTTGACCCAATCGGTGCTCACCAGCACCTCGGGATGGGCGTATTGGTTCGGGGTGCTCATGGTTGCTCTCCTTTGGTTGGGGTTCCGTACTTCGACGCGGGTTACCGGGGCGGTTCCAGTCCCTCCCGGAGTTCCCGCACATGTTTGGCCAGGTTGGTGGTGTATTTGAATACGTTGTCCGGAAAGATCATCACGCCCAGACCCTCTCCGTCGCGCTCGATCACCCGGCGCGCGCCCTCCAGAATCAATCCGGAGCTCGGTCCGGCCAACAGCCCCTCCCGCCGACACAGGTCCAGAGCACGGACGTAGGCCAGTTCAAAGTCAATCTCCAACAGCTCATCAATAAGCGTGGGATCGAATAGCTTGGACACGGCCAGTTGCTCCACGTTGCGCAAACCCGGCACGTCATGGCCCGCAGATGGCTGCACGGCAACAATCCGGATCCGCGGATTGCGTTCCTTGAGAAACCGGCCCGTCCCCGTGACGGTTCCGCAGGTGCCCAGGGAGACAAACAGATGCGTGATCCGCCCCTCGGTCTGCCGCCAGATTTCAGGTCCGGTGGTGCGGTAATGGGCCTCCACGTTGGCCGGATTCTCGTACTGGTTGGGCATGGCGTAGCGATCCGACTGCGCCCGCGCGTGCGTTTTGGCCAGGTTGATGGAGCCGTCTCCGAGCCCGGGCGCCGGACACAATTCATCGCTCACCACATCCAGCTCGGCCCCCACAATCTTGAGCAGCAGC from Limisphaera ngatamarikiensis includes these protein-coding regions:
- a CDS encoding lipoate--protein ligase family protein; this encodes MAWDEALLSFVSRVGRPVLRLYAWTQPAASFGYFQHYEAVAAATPLRPLLRRPTGGGLVPHVADWTYALAIPTVHPWYRLRAEDSYLRLHTWLQTAFRDVGVATDLAPEAKRAQPGCCFEGYERHDLLWHGRKIAGAAQRRSRSGLLIQGSIQPPVAGWDRPAFHRALLHAAQLLWGVQWAVFEPPSELQTLREELLRAKYERPEYHRRR
- a CDS encoding PLP-dependent cysteine synthase family protein, with the translated sequence MEPPALQSRANNHARRVYDSIFELLPDVDNPTPMVRIRRLNPSARFELFAKLEWYNPFGSVKDRAAWAMLRQLEERGEVNEQRGIVEPTSGNTGLSLAAMAGARGYRMRAVVPNKVPVEKKLLLKIVGAELDVVSDELCPAPGLGDGSINLAKTHARAQSDRYAMPNQYENPANVEAHYRTTGPEIWRQTEGRITHLFVSLGTCGTVTGTGRFLKERNPRIRIVAVQPSAGHDVPGLRNVEQLAVSKLFDPTLIDELLEIDFELAYVRALDLCRREGLLAGPSSGLILEGARRVIERDGEGLGVMIFPDNVFKYTTNLAKHVRELREGLEPPR
- the nth gene encoding endonuclease III → MARQSTRAQAPRVKEILAALRRTYPDAHCELEYSNPLELLIATILSAQCTDKRVNQVTRTLFQKYRSAADYARAPLSELEQAIRTTGFYKNKARNIQACCRALVERHGGQVPRTMEELTALEGVGRKTANVVLGNAFGLNEGIVVDTHVRRVARRLGLTRQKNPEKIEQELMQLVPRELWTQFSHWLIWHGRRRCTARKPDCEHCELRELCPSAGNATVD
- a CDS encoding sulfurtransferase — encoded protein: MSTPNQYAHPEVLVSTDWVKEHLGQPGIRIVEVDVDTQAYEAGHIPGAVGFNWQTQLQDPVRRDIISAEAFEQLMRQSGIRNEDTVILYGDHNNWFAAYGFWLFKIYGHEDVRLMNGGRVKWLNEPDKPLTTEKPVVTPSDYKVRSVHTELRALLPQVFEASQTGKYNLVDVRSPDEFTGKVIAPPGMTETAQRGGHIPGAKNIPWSQAVNPDGTFKSPEELRALYIGEKGIDPNKPTIAYCRIGERSSHTWFVLKYLLGLPDVRNYDGSWTEYGNLVGVPIEKP